One Bradyrhizobium sp. ISRA464 genomic window carries:
- a CDS encoding PaaI family thioesterase: MSTDTSVADIPADFEPHFRKSPLTDPWEPLYAKKTDKAVILGLRLAEPHTNARGLIHGGLIAALADNAMGYSCGQATGWTTTFVTISLAVDFVGTANIGQWLAVESEVIKTGSTICFAQSLIKADGVTIARANGTFRVVPKKVPG, translated from the coding sequence ATGAGCACCGACACGTCAGTTGCCGACATTCCCGCCGACTTCGAGCCGCATTTTCGCAAGAGCCCGCTCACCGATCCCTGGGAGCCGCTTTACGCAAAGAAGACCGACAAGGCCGTGATCCTCGGCCTGCGGCTGGCCGAGCCGCACACCAATGCACGCGGACTGATCCATGGCGGGCTGATCGCCGCGCTCGCCGACAACGCGATGGGCTATAGCTGCGGGCAGGCGACGGGCTGGACCACCACGTTTGTGACGATCTCGCTGGCGGTCGATTTCGTCGGCACCGCGAATATCGGGCAATGGCTTGCGGTCGAGAGCGAGGTGATCAAGACCGGCAGCACGATCTGCTTCGCGCAGAGCCTGATCAAGGCCGACGGCGTGACGATCGCGCGCGCCAACGGCACCTTCCGCGTGGTGCCGAAGAAGGTGCCGGGCTGA
- a CDS encoding YafY family protein — MRRADRLFQIIQVLRRTRKPLTADAIAAELETSKRTIYRDIATLIEQRVPIRGEAGMGYILEKGFDLPPLMLTPDEIEACVLGAQWVVGHADPALARAAEDLMAKIAETVPDRLRPFVLEPASRARSAWNREPDRIDMVKTRSQIHEGKKITLNYRDEHGRDSERTIWPIAVGYHEAVRLLAAWCELRRDFRSFRTDRVVAAIYHDEKYPERRDLLRARWRRSLVWEAPKDT, encoded by the coding sequence ATGAGACGCGCCGACCGGCTGTTTCAGATCATCCAGGTGCTCCGCCGCACCCGAAAGCCCTTGACCGCGGATGCGATTGCGGCGGAGCTCGAGACATCCAAGCGCACGATCTATCGCGACATCGCGACCCTGATCGAGCAGCGGGTGCCGATCCGCGGCGAAGCCGGCATGGGCTACATCCTGGAGAAGGGTTTCGACCTGCCGCCGCTGATGCTGACACCCGATGAGATCGAGGCTTGTGTGCTCGGCGCGCAATGGGTCGTCGGCCACGCCGATCCGGCACTGGCGCGCGCGGCCGAAGACCTGATGGCCAAGATCGCCGAGACGGTGCCCGACCGGCTGCGGCCGTTCGTGCTCGAGCCCGCAAGCCGCGCGCGGTCGGCGTGGAACCGGGAGCCGGACCGCATCGACATGGTCAAGACGCGCAGCCAGATCCACGAGGGCAAGAAGATCACGCTGAACTATCGCGACGAGCATGGCCGCGACAGCGAGCGCACAATCTGGCCGATCGCGGTCGGCTATCACGAAGCGGTGCGGCTGCTCGCGGCCTGGTGCGAGCTGCGCAGGGATTTCCGCAGCTTCCGCACCGACCGCGTGGTTGCCGCGATCTATCACGACGAGAAATATCCGGAGCGGCGCGACCTGCTCAGGGCGCGCTGGCGGCGCAGCCTGGTCTGGGAAGCGCCCAAGGACACATGA
- a CDS encoding pyridoxamine 5'-phosphate oxidase family protein produces MSDVHAYSSDVAFSPAVKEIQTRKGSREAYAQVEARGGWRTEIDENLAAFLANANSFYFATASADGQPYIQHRGGPKGFIKVLDKRTLAFADFSGNRQFITQGNLSENAKAYIFVMDYAHRRRVKIWGEARVVEDDPALTHALMPQGYRARPEQVILFKIAAWDTNCPQHIPQKFDAADVAAALASRDERIAELEAELAALKGQPAPAAAG; encoded by the coding sequence ATGTCAGACGTTCACGCCTATTCCAGCGATGTTGCATTCAGCCCGGCGGTAAAGGAGATCCAGACCCGCAAGGGCTCGCGGGAGGCCTACGCCCAGGTCGAGGCGCGCGGCGGCTGGCGCACCGAGATCGACGAGAACCTCGCCGCCTTCCTCGCCAATGCCAACAGCTTCTACTTTGCCACCGCCTCCGCCGACGGCCAGCCCTATATCCAGCACCGCGGCGGGCCGAAGGGCTTCATCAAGGTTCTCGACAAGCGCACGCTCGCGTTCGCCGACTTCAGCGGCAACCGCCAGTTCATCACGCAGGGCAATCTGTCGGAGAATGCGAAGGCGTATATTTTCGTGATGGACTATGCGCATCGTCGCCGCGTCAAGATCTGGGGCGAGGCGCGCGTGGTCGAGGACGATCCGGCACTGACGCATGCACTGATGCCGCAGGGTTACCGGGCGCGGCCGGAGCAAGTGATCCTGTTCAAGATCGCGGCGTGGGATACCAACTGCCCGCAGCACATCCCGCAGAAGTTCGACGCGGCCGATGTCGCGGCGGCGCTGGCCTCGCGCGATGAACGCATCGCCGAACTCGAGGCCGAGCTGGCCGCATTGAAAGGCCAGCCCGCTCCTGCGGCCGCCGGCTAA
- a CDS encoding LysR family transcriptional regulator, translating into MDRLDAMQAFVAVADLEGFAPAARKLGLSPSAVTRLIAALEERLGARLLQRTTRQVTLTDAGSRYLERARRILADVEEAEDAVEGERTHPEGRLVISAPVGFGRLHVSPVVTAYLKRYPDVGVDLRLTDRIVNLVEDGVDAAVRIGYLPDSTLVARHVGEMRRIVVASPGYLRARGEPKRPADIAAHDMIQFGAMTAAPDWRFVESGREIRVASSPRFASNSSDAAIQYAEQDGGLTRVLAYQAAASLKAGRLRIVLAEFEQPALPIHIVYPTSRLLSAKVRTFIDLVTEIDDWHFG; encoded by the coding sequence ATGGACCGTCTCGACGCCATGCAGGCGTTCGTCGCCGTGGCCGACCTAGAGGGCTTCGCGCCCGCCGCCCGCAAGCTCGGCCTGTCGCCGTCAGCCGTGACGCGGCTGATTGCGGCGCTGGAGGAACGGCTCGGCGCGCGGCTCTTGCAGCGGACCACGCGGCAGGTGACGCTGACCGACGCCGGCTCACGCTACCTGGAGCGGGCGCGGCGGATCCTCGCCGACGTCGAGGAAGCCGAGGATGCGGTGGAGGGCGAGCGCACGCACCCTGAGGGCCGCCTGGTGATCTCGGCCCCGGTCGGCTTCGGCCGGCTGCATGTCAGCCCAGTCGTGACCGCCTACCTGAAGCGCTATCCCGACGTCGGCGTCGACCTGCGTCTGACAGACCGGATCGTCAACCTCGTGGAGGACGGCGTCGATGCCGCGGTCAGGATCGGCTATCTGCCCGACTCGACGCTGGTGGCGCGGCATGTCGGCGAGATGCGGCGCATCGTGGTGGCTTCGCCGGGCTATCTCAGGGCACGCGGCGAGCCGAAGCGGCCTGCGGACATCGCGGCGCATGACATGATCCAGTTCGGCGCCATGACCGCAGCGCCCGACTGGCGCTTCGTGGAGAGCGGTCGCGAGATCCGGGTCGCGAGCTCGCCGCGCTTTGCCAGCAACAGCTCGGATGCCGCCATCCAATACGCCGAGCAGGACGGCGGCCTGACGCGGGTGCTGGCCTACCAGGCGGCCGCGTCGCTGAAGGCCGGGCGGCTCAGAATCGTGCTTGCGGAGTTCGAGCAGCCGGCGCTGCCGATCCACATCGTCTACCCGACCTCGCGGCTGTTGTCGGCCAAGGTCCGCACCTTCATCGATCTCGTCACCGAGATCGATGACTGGCATTTCGGCTAG
- a CDS encoding glutathione S-transferase family protein codes for MITLFGFGTGFGLPEISPFVTKTEVQLKMAGLSYAKEKAMPPASPKGQLPYIADDGETIADSTFIRAHIEGKYGFDFDAPLSLQARAQAWAFERMIEHHVYWALVGARWVDDTNFAKGPAHFFDGAPDHMRDKMREDAQFRVAENYLLSGLGRHAPEEDVDLAMRSLFALSVQLGDKPYLMGDTPCGTDATAFGALAGILTPFFASPLRERTERFENLTAYVDRMMLRYYPEFAWAPLQQAA; via the coding sequence ATGATTACGCTTTTTGGCTTCGGCACGGGGTTCGGCTTGCCGGAAATCAGCCCCTTCGTGACCAAGACCGAGGTCCAGCTCAAGATGGCCGGGCTCTCCTACGCTAAGGAAAAGGCGATGCCGCCGGCGTCTCCCAAGGGTCAGTTGCCCTACATCGCCGATGACGGCGAGACCATTGCCGATTCGACCTTCATCCGCGCCCATATCGAGGGAAAATACGGTTTCGATTTCGACGCGCCGCTGAGCCTGCAGGCGCGCGCACAGGCCTGGGCGTTCGAACGCATGATCGAGCATCACGTCTATTGGGCGCTGGTCGGCGCACGCTGGGTCGACGATACGAATTTCGCCAAAGGGCCGGCGCATTTCTTCGACGGCGCGCCCGATCACATGCGCGACAAGATGCGCGAGGACGCCCAGTTCCGCGTCGCGGAGAACTATCTCCTGAGCGGGCTTGGTCGCCACGCGCCCGAGGAGGATGTCGATCTCGCGATGCGTTCGCTGTTCGCACTCTCGGTGCAGCTCGGTGACAAGCCCTATTTGATGGGCGATACGCCCTGCGGCACCGACGCCACGGCATTCGGCGCGCTTGCCGGAATCCTGACGCCATTCTTTGCATCACCGCTGCGCGAGCGCACCGAGAGGTTCGAGAATCTCACCGCCTATGTCGACCGGATGATGCTGCGATATTATCCGGAGTTCGCTTGGGCGCCGCTGCAGCAGGCGGCTTAG
- a CDS encoding YkgJ family cysteine cluster protein — translation MAANDTKAAESSPCQSCGACCSYSENWPRFTVEDDDQLDLIPEQFVNARLSGMRCVGDRCAALSGEIGVATRCDVYAVRPEVCRTCMPGDAECAMARRRHGLPVI, via the coding sequence ATGGCCGCGAACGATACCAAGGCGGCGGAGAGCAGCCCTTGCCAGTCCTGCGGCGCCTGCTGCAGCTATTCGGAGAACTGGCCGCGCTTCACCGTCGAGGACGACGATCAGCTCGACCTGATCCCGGAGCAGTTCGTCAATGCGCGGCTGTCCGGCATGCGCTGCGTGGGCGACCGCTGCGCGGCACTGTCAGGCGAGATCGGGGTGGCGACGCGCTGCGACGTCTATGCGGTGCGGCCGGAGGTGTGCCGGACCTGCATGCCCGGCGACGCGGAATGCGCAATGGCGCGCCGGCGCCACGGGCTGCCGGTGATCTGA